Proteins encoded together in one Falco biarmicus isolate bFalBia1 chromosome 4, bFalBia1.pri, whole genome shotgun sequence window:
- the RAD54L2 gene encoding helicase ARIP4 isoform X4: protein MSDESISGSDPDLDPDLEQEDMEEEEEEEDEEEAMEEDNDGDDEEDLLDESDQPQEAVFSGDHVEHAEDGEWQCSTSTTSSQSERAERLLQNQHKSLASEDTKKKRAQKPSHMRRNIRKLLREDQLEAVTKAAQQEELERRKRLEQQRKDYPATIPTVPLEFLPDDIVFRTAEATQLPPQVLAEEVICLDSTSSGSEDDTKGKNSIKDEVIELSSGEDDALQIVDSSDSGNEGEEDGSEESSGSHVNDALNQSDALGQVIVNINHPPNEEDIFLAPQLAHAVKPHQIGGIRFLYDNLVESLERFKTSSGFGCILAHSMGLGKTIQVISFLDVLFRHTEAKTVLAIVPVNTLQNWLAEFNMWLPAPENLPADYNSKEVQPRTFKVHILNDEHKTTAARAKVVNDWVIEGGVLLMGYEMYRLLSLKKSFATGRKKKTKKQTGPVIIDLDEEDRQQELLKGIEKALSRPGPDVVICDEGHRIKNCHASTSQALKNIRSRRRVVLTGYPLQNNLIEYWCMVDFVRPDFLGSRQEFSNMFERPILNGQCIDSTPQDVRLMRYRSHVLHSLLEGFVQRRGHNVLKVQLPSKEEHVILVRLSKIQRALYTEFMNRFRDAGNSGWLGLNPLKAFCVCCKIWNHPDVLYEALQKENLANEQDLDVDDLGTASTNSRCQPQGIKVKTESNALPSPVGEATNSKFLQSVGFNPFQERANQVVTYEWAKDILCDYQTGVLENSPKMVLLFHLIEESVKLGDKILVFSQSLSTLSVIEEFLAKRPMPSPPGSDGGVHNWVRNINYYRLDGSTSASERERLINQFNDPSNTSVWLFLLSTRAGCLGVNLIGANRVVVFDASWNPCHDAQAVCRVYRYGQKKPCHIYRLVSDYTLEKKIYDRQISKQGMSDRVVDDLNPVLNFTRREVENLLHFVEEESDPAQLSLNPSKMKESVLQLACLKYPHLITKEPFQHESLLIDRKEHKLTKAEKKAAKKSYEEEKRASVPYTRPSYAQYYPASDQSLTSIPAFSQRNWRPALKGEDKPVASVRPVQSTPIPMMPRHVPMGSAGSTSSSNPAVNFPINYLQRAGVFVQKIVTTTDIVIPGTNTSTDVQARISAGESIHIIRGTKVVLPGTYIRTSDGRIFAIRTTGKPKGNEDRRTAASGSQSSSLESTSNGRHSASSPQLPSAEELTRPISPDSPEIISELQQYAEAAAARESRHSSPSTNAAQGHPARTDNAPGLAARGAEQRVGIHCMAPSASSALPATSQHADAHSVLDLRGNKRKSTSPSAPEEQTRRQQKKRQLPSSVQPYEHGYPVSGVENRGVLSKLLDNLSLDAPWK from the exons ACCAACCCCAGGAAGCTGTGTTCAGTGGTGACCATGTTGAACATGCAGAGGATGGAGAATGGCAGTGCTCTACTTCAACTACCTCATCTCAGAGTGAGCGGGCAGAGCGACTCTTGCAGAACCAGCACAAGAGCCTGGCCTCTGAGGACACCAAAAAGAAGAGGGCTCAGAAACCGTCTCACATGCGGAGAAACATAAg AAAGCTGTTGCGTGAGGACCAACTGGAAGCCGTGACAAAAGCAGCCCAGCAGGAAGAGTTGGAGAGAAGGAAACGGCTAGAGCAGCAGCGGAAGGATTATCCAGCCACTATACCAACCGTACCCCTAGAGTTTCTTCCTG ACGACATCGTTTTCAGAACAGCAGAGGCTACCCAGCTCCCCCCTCAGGTCCTGGCTGAGGAAGTGATCTGCCTAGATAGTACCAGCAGTGGCAGTGAAGATGatactaaaggaaaaaatagcattaaaGATG AAGTGATTGAGCTGAGTTCAGGAGAGGATGATGCTCTCCAAATTGTGGACAGCAGTGACTCTGGCAAtgaaggggaggaggatggCAGTGAAGAGAGCAGTGGCTCTCATGTGAATGATGCCTTAAATCAGTCAGACGCTCTGGGGCAAGTCATTGTCAACATCAACCATCCACCAAATGAGGAGGACATTTTTCTGGCTCCCCAGCTTGCACATGCAGTAAAACCTCATCAG ATTGGTGGGATCCGATTCCTGTATGACAACTTGGTCGAGTCCTTGGAGAGATTTAAAACCAGCAGTGGGTTTGGGTGTATTTTAGCACATAGCATGGGCCTGGGCAAGACCATACAGGTCATCTCTTTCTTGGATGTACTTTTTCGACATACGGAAGCAAAGACTGTTCTTGCCATTGTACCT GTGAATACACTCCAAAACTGGCTAGCAGAATTCAACATGTGGCTCCCAGCACCTGAAAACCTTCCTGCTGATTATAACTCCAAAGAGGTCCAGCCCCGCACCTTCAAAGTCCACATCCTGAATGATGAACACAA GACAACAGCTGCACGTGCAAAGGTGGTGAATGACTGGGTGATAGAAGGTGGTGTGCTGCTGATGGGATACGAGATGTACCGTCTCCTCTCACTGAAGAAGTCCTTTGCCACtggcaggaagaagaaaacaaagaaacaaactggCCCTGTTATTATTGACTTGGATGAGGAAGACCGGCAACAAGAGCTTCTGAAAG GGATTGAGAAAGCTTTGTCTCGCCCTGGCCCAGATGTGGTTATTTGTGATGAGGGACACCGGATAAAGAACTGCCACGCCAGCACTTCGCAGGCCCTGAAGAACATCCGCTCCCGCCGGCGGGTGGTGCTGACAGGCTACCCGCTCCAGAACAACCTTATTGAATATTGGTGCATGGTAGACTTCGTCCGACCTGACTTTTTAGGCTCCCGGCAGGAATTCAGCAACATGTTTGAGCGCCCTATCCTGAACGGGCAGTGTATTGACAGCACCCCTCAAGATGTCCGTCTCATGAGGTATCGCAGTCATGTCCTGCATAGCCTGCTGGAAGGCTTTGTGCAGCG GCGAGGCCACAATGTGCTGAAGGTTCAGCTCCCATCTAAGGAAGAACATGTCATTTTGGTACGTCTGTCAAAGATCCAGCGGGCCCTTTATACGGAGTTCATGAACAGATTCCGAGATGCAGGCAacagtggctggctgggactGAACCCACTCAAAGCTTTCTGCGTCTGTTGTAAG ATCTGGAACCATCCAGATGTGTTGTATGAAGCTCTGCAAAAGGAGAATCTGGCAAATGAGCAGGATTTGGATGTGGATGACCTTGGCACAGCAAGTACTAATTCCCGCTGCCAGCCTCAGGGAATTAAAGTCAAAACAGAGAGTAATGCTTTGCCATCACCAGTTGGAGAAGCTACCAATAGCAAGTTCCTCCAGAGTGTTGGCTTCAACCCTTTTCAGGAGAGAGCAAATCAGGTCGTTACTTATGAGTGG GCCAAAGACATCTTGTGTGACTACCAGACAGGAGTCTTGGAGAACTCACCCAAGATGGTGTTACTGTTCCACCTAATCGAGGAAAGTGTGAAGCTTGGAGACAAGATCTTGGTCTTCAG CCAGAGCTTGTCCACCTTATCTGTCATTGAAGAATTTTTGGCAAAGAGACCGATGCCGAGTCCTCCAGGCTCAGATGGAGGAGTTCACAACTGGGTCCGAAACATCAACTATTACA GACTGGATGGTAGCACCTCTGCCTCGGAAAGGGAACGTCTGATTAACCAGTTCAATGATCCCAGCAACACCTCTGTTTGGCTCTTCCTTTTGTCCACACG TGCTGGGTGTTTGGGTGTCAACCTCATTGGAGCAAACAGAGTGGTGGTGTTTGACGCTTCTTGGAACCCGTGCCATGACGCCCAGGCTGTGTGCCGAGTGTATCGCTACGGGCAGAAGAAGCCATGCCACATTTACAGGCTGGTTTCTGATTACACCCTTGAGAAGAAGATCTATGACCGTCAAATCTCCAAGCAGGGCATGTCAG atcGGGTGGTGGATGATCTGAATCCAGTGCTGAACTTCACCCGACGGGAGGTGGAGAACCTGCTGCATTTTGTGGAGGAGGAATCTGACCCTGCTCAGCTCTCCCTCAATCCAAGCAAGATGAAGGAGTCTGTTCTACAATTAGCCTGTCTCAAGTATCCTCACCTCATCACCAAG GAGCCTTTTCAGCACGAGTCGCTGCTGATCGACCGGAAGGAGCACAAGCTGAccaaggcagagaagaaagcagccAAGAAGAGCTATGAGGAGGAAAAGCGAGCATCCGTCCCCTACACCCGGCCGTCCTACGCACAGTATTACCCAGCCAGTGACCAGAGTCTGACGAGCATCCCTGCCTTTAGCCAGAGGAACTG GCGACCAGCCCTGAAGGGTGAGGACAAGCCGGTGGCAAGCGTCCGCCCAGTTCAATCCACCCCCATTCCTATGATGCCCCGACATGTTCCCATGGGCAGTGCAGGATCAACTTCAAGTTCCAACCCTGCTGTCAACTTCCCCATCAACTATCTACAGCGAGCTGGTGTCTTTGTGCAGAAAATTGTCACCACCACAG ATATTGTGATTCCGGGTACAAACACATCCACTGATGTACAGGCAAGGATCAGTGCTGGTGAGAGCATCCACATCATCCGAGGGACAAAAG TTGTTCTTCCAGGGACATATATCCGGACCAGTGACGGGCGGATTTTTGCTATCCGGACCACTGGGAAGCCAAAGGGCAATGAAGACCGTCGGACAGCTGCCTCAG GCTCCCAGAGCTCTTCACTGGAGTCCACAAGCAATGGCAGACACAGTGCCTCATCACCGCAGCTCCCCAGTGCGGAGGAGCTCACTCGGCCCATATCCCCTGACAGCCCCGAGATCATCAGCGAGCTGCAGCAGTAcgcagaggcagcagctgcccggGAGTCCCGGCACAGCTCACCCAGCACCAATGCAGCACAAGGCCACCCTGCCCGCACGGACAACGCACCCGGCTTGGCAGCCCGAGGAGCCGAGCAGCGTGTGGGGATTCACTGCATGGCTCCCTCTGCATcttcagccctgccagccaccagccagcacGCTGATGCCCACTCGGTGTTGGACTTACGGGGCAACAAGCGCAAGTCGACCTCGCCATCGGCTCCGGAGGAGCAAACCCGCAGGCAGCAGAAGAAGCGCCAGTTGCCATCATCCGTGCAGCCGTATGAACACGGGTACCCCGTTTCTG